A single Prochlorococcus marinus XMU1410 DNA region contains:
- a CDS encoding phytoene desaturase family protein — protein sequence MEKYDVVIVGSGIGGLCCGSILALAGKKVLISEAHSQPGGVAHSFKRNGYTFESGPSLWSGIGKWPTTNPLGQILKLLDEEVELFQYKGWQVIVPEGDFNLDVGEEPFKQTIKTLRGEKSVQEWESFISGIKPLSQIINKIPLLSFSPESINFLDLINLTSKFLPNINQIPKINKGFGNLVNNHLEDPFLRNWVDLLSFLISGMSMHDTNTAAMATLFNEWFEPNSYLEYPKGGSESIVKALINGFKKNGGELILSSRVKTINFNKNLATGITLNNGSSYSCESVVTNTDVWNLKKLIPNEISKRWNTKVLNPHKCDSFLHIHLGFDADGLENLPIHAIHVDEWEKGITAERNIAVFSIPSVLDKNMAPEGKHVLHGYTPANEPWEIWENLNPKELEYRNLKEERCSIFLNAVRKFIPDIDERIDLKMLGTPITHKKFTNTYCGSYGPALSAAKGLFPGCKTPVKNLFTCGASTFPGIGIPAVSASGAYAAEKIIGKKEFKTLLKKINL from the coding sequence ATGGAAAAGTACGATGTTGTAATAGTAGGTAGTGGAATAGGGGGATTGTGTTGCGGTTCGATTCTCGCTTTAGCAGGCAAAAAAGTACTTATAAGTGAAGCTCATAGCCAGCCAGGAGGTGTTGCCCACAGTTTCAAAAGAAATGGTTACACTTTCGAATCAGGTCCTTCGTTGTGGAGTGGAATAGGTAAATGGCCGACAACTAATCCCCTAGGGCAAATTCTTAAATTACTTGATGAAGAAGTTGAACTATTTCAATACAAAGGTTGGCAAGTAATTGTCCCAGAAGGCGATTTTAATCTTGATGTGGGGGAAGAACCTTTTAAACAAACAATTAAAACTTTAAGAGGTGAGAAATCTGTTCAAGAATGGGAATCATTTATTTCCGGAATAAAACCTCTTAGCCAAATAATAAATAAAATACCTTTACTCTCATTTTCTCCCGAATCGATAAATTTCTTAGATCTAATAAATTTAACCTCAAAATTTTTACCTAATATCAATCAAATACCAAAAATTAATAAAGGCTTTGGGAATTTAGTAAATAATCATCTAGAGGATCCTTTTCTCAGAAATTGGGTTGATTTATTGAGCTTTTTGATAAGCGGTATGTCAATGCATGATACAAATACAGCTGCGATGGCTACTTTATTTAATGAATGGTTTGAACCAAATTCATACCTTGAATACCCCAAAGGAGGTAGTGAATCTATCGTAAAAGCCTTAATTAATGGATTTAAAAAAAATGGAGGAGAATTAATTCTTTCTTCGAGAGTAAAGACAATTAACTTCAATAAAAATTTAGCTACAGGTATAACTCTTAATAATGGTTCTAGTTATAGTTGTGAATCTGTTGTCACGAATACTGATGTTTGGAATTTAAAAAAGTTAATTCCAAATGAAATTTCAAAAAGATGGAATACAAAAGTTTTGAACCCTCATAAATGTGATTCTTTCCTTCATATACATCTAGGTTTTGATGCTGATGGTCTTGAAAATTTGCCAATACATGCCATACATGTTGATGAGTGGGAAAAAGGTATAACCGCAGAAAGAAATATAGCTGTATTTTCAATCCCATCTGTTTTAGATAAAAATATGGCCCCTGAAGGGAAACATGTTCTTCATGGATATACTCCCGCAAATGAACCTTGGGAAATTTGGGAAAACCTAAATCCAAAGGAATTAGAATATAGAAATTTGAAAGAAGAAAGATGTTCAATATTCCTTAATGCAGTGCGAAAATTCATCCCTGATATAGATGAAAGGATTGATTTAAAGATGCTAGGAACCCCAATCACTCATAAAAAATTCACCAATACCTATTGCGGTAGTTACGGCCCTGCATTATCTGCAGCAAAAGGTCTTTTCCCAGGTTGCAAAACTCCAGTTAAAAATTTGTTTACTTGCGGTGCAAGTACATTTCCAGGTATTGGAATTCCTGCTGTTTCAGCAAGTGGTGCTTACGCAGCTGAAAAAATTATTGGTAAAAAAGAATTTAAAACTCTTCTTAAGAAAATAAATTTATGA
- a CDS encoding Nif11-like leader peptide family natural product precursor, with amino-acid sequence MSFSEIRKFLIKMQSDEELKKQVTTSSTADDVALIGQRLGYDFSGDDLLRFNGQKVDKVTVRKVEHPGEYH; translated from the coding sequence ATGAGTTTTTCTGAAATAAGAAAATTTTTAATTAAGATGCAATCTGATGAAGAATTAAAAAAGCAGGTTACTACATCCTCTACAGCAGATGATGTAGCCCTAATAGGTCAACGCTTAGGTTATGACTTTTCAGGAGATGATCTCTTAAGATTTAATGGACAAAAAGTTGATAAAGTTACCGTAAGAAAGGTAGAGCATCCAGGAGAATACCACTAA